Within Candidatus Neomarinimicrobiota bacterium, the genomic segment GCCAGATTGACCGCGTTCAGCATTAGCTCGATGGACATGAAGATCGTGATGGCATTTCGGCGAAAAAGAACTCCAAACACACCCACTGTAAAGAGCGCTAGGCTCAGGGTAACGACATGTTCCAGAGGTACAATCATTATATCTTTCGCTTGGCCAGATAC encodes:
- a CDS encoding NADH-quinone oxidoreductase subunit K encodes the protein MIVPLEHVVTLSLALFTVGVFGVLFRRNAITIFMSIELMLNAVNLA